The window GCGCAGATGTGCTCGGTCAGCCCCCACAGCTCCTCCACCGGGTCCGCGCCGAGCTTCGGCCAGTAGCTCAGGGCCTGGGGCGTGCCCACCGCCCAGTTGCCGTTGGCGTACACCTTCCCGTCGACCGTGCGGTTGCAGGCCGTGGTGGCCCGGGTGTCGCCCACCCAGGTGTGCGAGAAGACGGCGGGCTGGAGCGCGCAGCCCTTGTGGAAGGCGAAGTTCAGCAGTCCGGCGCCGTCGGTCCAGGTCATGCCGCCCTGCAGGCCCACATAGCGGGACGCGGCGTAGGCGTCCTGGATCACCGTTCTGCCGCCGGACACGTTCAGCAGCCTCGCATGAGTTCCGGGGAGATGTCGGGTAGGGTGCGGCGCATGTTCGCGCACTCGATCCAGAACTGGTGGTGGACCGCTCATCCGGCGGCCCACTGACTGCGCGTACGCAAGACTTCGCGAAGGCCGCCCGGGGGGCGGCCTTCGGCGTTTCCAGGGCCCGGCCGCTCCTCCCCGATCACCGCGAGACCGTGATCCCCAGGGAAGAGGAACCCATGGACCTGACCCGGCTGTTGTCCGACGACCGCCCGTTCGCGCTGCTGCGCCGCCGCACACCGGGCCTGCACGACCACGACACGGTGGAGCTGCTGATCGGTCCGGTGACCACCTGCGAGCGGCTCGCCGACCTGCCCGACGAGGGGCTGGCGCTCGTGCCCTTCCGGCAGATCCGGGAACGCGGCTTCGACGTCCGCGACGACGGCACACCCCTGTCCGTGCTGGTGCCCGAGGAGTCGTACGAGCTGCCGCTGGACCGGGTCCTCGCGGAGCTGCCCGCGCACGACGTCCGGGTCGAGGGCGGGGGCTTCGACGTGGACGACGAGGAGTACGCGCAGATCGTCGGCCGGGTCCTGCGCGAGGAGATCGGGCGGGGCGAGGGCGCGAACTTCGTGATCCGGCGGACCTACGAGGGCACGGTCCCGGGCTTCGGGCGGGCCGACGCGCTCGCGCTGTTCCGGCGCCTGTTGCGGGGCGAGCGGGGCGCGTACTGGACGTTCGTGGTGCACACCGGTGAGCGCACGCTGGTCGGCGCCAGCCCGGAGGTGCACGTACGGATGTCCGGCGGGACGGTCGTGATGAACCCGATCAGCGGGACCTACCGCTATCCGGCCGAGGGGCCGACACCGGAGGATCTGCTGGCCTTCCTCGCCGACGGCAAGGAGATCGAGGAGCTGTCGATGGTCGTCGACGAGGAGCTCAAGATGATGTGCACGGTCGGCGACATGGGCGGGGTCGTGGTCGGACCCCGGCTGAAGGAGATGGCCCACCTCGCGCACACCGAGTACGAGCTGCGCGGGCGGTCCTCGCTGGATGTGCGGGAGGTGCTGAAGGAGACGATGTTCGCCGCCACGGTCACCGGGTCGCCCGTGCAGAACGCGTGCCGGGTGATCGAGCGGTACGAGCCCGTCGGGCGGGACGGTGTCGGGCGCGGGTACTACGCGGGGGCGCTGGCGCTGCTGGGACGGGACTCGGGAGGGGCGCAGACCCTGGACTCGCCGATCCTGATCCGGACCGCCGACATCGCGGCGGACGGACGGCTGAAGGTGCCGGTGGGGGCCACGCTGGTCCGGGGGTCCGATCCGGCGGGCGAGGTCGCCGAGACCCACGCGAAGGCGGCGGGGGTGCTGGCCGCGCTGGGAGTGCGGCCGAGGCGGCCCGGCCCGGAACGGGTGGGGCCGGCGCTGGCGGACGACCCCCGGGTGCGGGCCGCGCTGGACGGGCGGCGGGGGGCTCTGGCGCCGTTCTGGCTGCGGATGCGGGAGCGGACGGCCGAGCTGACCGGGCACGCGCTGGTCGTGGACGCCGAGGACACGTTCACCGCGATGCTCGCGCACCTGCTCAGGTCCTCGGGGCTGGAGGTCACGGTACGGCGGTACGACGAGCCGGGGCTGCGGGAGGCCGTGCTCGCGCACGAGGGGGTGGTGGTCCTCGGGCCCGGCCCCGGGGATCCGGGCGACCTCGGCGACCCGAAGATGCGCTTCCTGCGGTCGCTGACCGCCGAGGTGCTGCGCGGGCATCGATACGGGGTGCTCGGGGTGTGCCTCGGGCACGAACTCATCGCGTCGGAGCTGGGGTTGGAGATCGTGCGCAAGGAGGTGCCCTACCAGGGGGCGCAGACCGCGATCGATCTCTTCGGCAGGGAGGAGACCGTGGGGTTCTACAACAGTTTCGTGGCCCGCTGCGACGACGGCACGGCCGGGGAGCTGGCGGCCCACGGGGTGGAGGTCAGCCGCAGCGGGAGCGGTGAGGTGCACGCGCTGCGCGGGGCCGGGTTCGCGGGAGTGCAGTTCCATCCGGAGTCGGTGCTGACGCTGGACGGGGTGAGTGTGGTGCGTCAGCTGGTGGCGGGGGTTCAGTCACTGCGGGCGGTATAGCGGTACAGGGGGCCGCGGGGTGGTGCGGGGTCGTGGGTCGGGTGCGGGGCGGGTGGGGGCATAGTCGCGCAGTTCCCCGCGCCCCTGAAAAGCAGGGGCTGGGGCTTCAAGGGGCGCGGGGAACTGCGCGAGAAGCCCCACCGGAGCCGCACCCGCCCACGAACCCGCGCCCCGCGCCACCGGGCGCCCTCAGCCGAAGAAGACCCCCACCTCCTCGTACAGCTTCGGATCCACCGTCTTCAGCCTGGCCGTCGCGTCGGCGATCGGGACGCGCACGATGTCCGTGCCGCGCAGGGCCACCATCTTGCCGAAGTCGCGGTCACGGACCGCGTCGATGGCGTGCAGGCCGAAGCGCGTGGCGAGCCAGCGGTCGAAGGCCGAGGGCGTGCCGCCGCGCTGGACGTGGCCGAGGACGGTCGTACGGGCCTCCTTGCCCGTACGCCTCTCGATCTCCTTGGCCAGCCATTCACCGACCCCGGAGAGCCGGACGTGGCCGAAGGAGTCGAGCGAGCCGTCCTTGAGGACCATCTCGCCGTCCTTGGGCATGGCCCCCTCCGCGACGACCACGATCGGCGCGTAGGAGGCCTTGAAACGGGACGTCACCCAGGCGCACACCTTGTCGACGTCGAAGCGCTGTTCGGGGATGAGGATGACGTTGGCGCCGCCGGCCAGGCCGGAGTGGATGGCGATCCAGCCGGCGTGCCGGCCCATCACCTCCACCACCAGCACGCGCATGTGCGACTCCGCGGTGGTGTGGAGGCGGTCGATGGCCTCCGTCGCGATGCCGACGGCGGTGTCGAAGCCGAAGGTGTAGTCCGTGGCCGAGAGGTCGTTGTCGATGGTCTTGGGGACGCCCACGCACGGCACCCCGTACTCGTCGGACAGCCGCGCGGCCACCCCGAGCGTGTCCTCGCCGCCGATGGCGATGAGCGCGTCGACCTCCTGCTTGGCGAGGTTGTCCTTGATACGGCGGATGCCGTTCTCCTGCTGGAGCGGGTTGGTGCGCGAGGAGCCGAGGATGGTGCCGCCGCGGGGCAGGATGCCGCGGACGGCGGGGATGTCGAGGCGGACGGTGTCGTTCTCCAGCGGCCCCCGCCAGCCGTCCCGGAAGCCGACGAAGTCGTAGCCGTACTCCTGCACGCCCTTGCGCACGACGCCCCGGATGACGGCGTTGAGCCCGGGGCAGTCGCCGCCTCCGGTGAGTACTCCGACGCGCATGGAAAAGTCCCTTCGCCGCGGTTGCCTGGTGAGGGTCACGCTAATAGTGATCCAGGTCACTTCGACATGCGCGGGAAGGTCAATTCCGGCGAATTGCTGTTGATAGAGGGTGAGTTGATCGAAGTTGATCAAATCGCCTTCACCCTATGGGGTGATTCATGACGTTTACACGTCGTCGAGCCCGCGCTCTATGGCATAGCGGACCAGTTCCACCCGGTTGTGGAGCTGGAGCTTGCCGAGGGTGTTCTGCACATGGTTCTGGACGGTGCGGTGGGAGATGACGAGGCGCTCGGCGATCTGCTTGTAGCTCAGCCCTTTGGCGACGAGCCGGAGCACCTCGGTCTCGCGGTCGGTCAGCTGCGGCGCCTTGGGCTCGTCGGCGCCCGGCGCGGGGGCGGGCTCGGAGGCGAGACGGCGGTACTCGCCGAGGACCAGGCCCGCGAGACCGGGGGTGAAGACCGGATCGCCGACCGCGGTACGGCGTACGGCGTCGACCAGCTCCTCCGTCGAGGCCGACTTCAGCAGGTAACCCGTCGCGCCGGACTTCACCGCTTCCAGGACGTCCGCGTGCTCCCCGCTCGCCGACAGGACCAGCACCCGCAACGCCGGGTTCGCGCCGACCAGTTCCTTGCAGACCTGCGCCCCCGGCTTCGCGGGCAGGTTCAGGTCCAGGACGAGGACGTCCGGTGCGACGGCTCCGGCGCGCCGCACCGCCTGCTCGCCGTCGCCCGCCGTGGCGACCACGTCGAAGCCGGACTCGGCCAGGTCACGGGCGACGGCGTCGCGCCACATGGGGTGGTCGTCGACCACCATGACCCGGATCGGGCCGCCCCCGCCGGACGGTGCGCCCACGTCCACCGGCCCGCCGCCGCGCACACTCTCTTCGCTCTCCACGCGCTCCGTCACCGCTTCTCCGCCTTCCCCCGTACGCCCTTGGGCCGTTCCGCGGCCCTGGGCACCTTCAGTTCCACTTCGGTGCCCTGTCCGGGCACCGAGATCAGTTCGGCCGTGCCGCCTATGTCGCGCAGCCGTCCCCGGATGGAGAGGGCCACGCCGAGCCGGCCCTCGCCCTCGGCCTGGGCGAGCCGGCCGTCGGGGATGCCGGGGCCGTCGTCCCGTACGGTCACGACGATCTCGTCCGGCCAGTCCTCGACCAGGATCCAGGCCCGTGCCCCGTCGCCCGCGTGCGCGCGCACATTGTCCAGGGCGGCGCCCACGGCCGCCGCCAGCTCCCGCGCGGCCGCCGGGGGCAGCGGCACCGGTCCGCCGGGCTCCGAGAAGGTGACCGTCGCGCTCGCGTACGGGGCGAGAAGGGCCCGCAGATCCATCGGGCCGGCGTCGGCGTCGGGGTCCGGCTCGTCCACCACCCGTACGAGCGCTCCCCGGGCCGCGTCCTCGGAGATCCGGGAGACGGGGACCAGGCCGCCGGAGACCAGGGTGCGCAACGCGACCTCCTGCTCGCCCGCCATGCGCCCCAGCTCGGCCGCCTCGCCGCCGAGGGCGGTGCCCCGCCGCTGGACCATGGCGAGGACCTGCAGGACGCCGTCGTGGATGTCCCGGGCGAGGCGTTCCCGTTCACGGGTGGCGGCCTCGATCTCCAGGGCGCGGGCGAGGGTGCGCTCGGAGGCGCGGGCCACCTCGACGACGTACCCGATGGCGATCGAGGCGACCCAGACCAGGAGCACGTTGTGGACGGTGTCGCGGGTGGGTGCGCCGCGGTGGATCAGGTTGGCGGCGGCGATGAGCGTGGAGGCGAAGGCGGCCCAGCGCCAGCCGCCCTTGATGGCGAAGGCCAGCACGGCGCCGGCGGTCCATATGGACGGCAGGGTGGGGCCGCCGGCCTCGACCCGGGCGGCCGAGTCGGCGAGCCGGGTGAGCAGGATGCCGACGATGGCGATGGTGAGGTCGGCCGCGAGGAACCGCTTGGTGCAGCCGGCCGCGCTCGCCACCTTCGGCAGGGTCAGCAGCGTCCAGGCGACCAGCACCGCGAGGTAGGCGATGGCCGGCCACGGACGGGGGAACTTGTCGTACGCGCTGAGGAAGAGGCCGACGGCGTAGACCGCCGTCAGGACCCGGTAGCCGGTGAGCGCACGCCACAGCGGCTGCTCGACCGACATGCGCATGACTCGTTCGCGCTCAGGCATATCCCCCACCCACCCACCGGACCCCACGACGATCGCGTCCGGGAACGCGACCGTACCCGGGAAAGCGGCCGTTACGAAGCCGGCCGGTCCCGGTCGGCCCGGGTGTCCTCCGCCCGTCCCCGCTGTTCCCCGGCCGGCCGGTCCTTGGCCGCCTTTTCCTTCTCGGCCTTGACCAGGGCCGCCCTGGCGGCCTTGTCGGCCTCCCTCTCGGCCTTCGCCGCCTCCGCGATCTGCCGCTTGGCGGCGGTCGCGTAGATGTCCACGTACTCCTGGCCCGAGAGCTTCATGATCTCGTACATGACCTCGTCGGTCAGCGCCCGCAGCACGAAGCGGTCGTGCTCCATGCCCTGGTAGCGGCTGAAGTCGAGGGGCTTGCCGATCCGGATGCCGGGGCGCATCACCTTCGGCAGGACCTTGCCCGGCGGCTGGATCTTCTCCGTGTCGATCATGGCGACGGGGATGACGGGCGCGCCGGTGGCGAGGGCCACCCGCGCCAGGCCGCCGGGCTTGCCCCGGTAGAGGCGGCCGTCGGGCGAGCGGGTGCCCTCGGGGTAGATGCCGAACAGCTCGCCGCTCTCGATGACCTGTACACCGCTGTTGATGGCGGCCTCACCCGCGCCCCGCGCCCCGGAACGGTCCACCGGGAGCTGGCCGACCCCCTTGAAGAAGGCGGCCGTCAGCTTGCCCTTGACCCCGGGGGTGGTGAAGTACTCCGCCTTCGCGATGAAGGTGACCTTGCGGTCGAGGACCGCGGGGAGGAAGAAGGAGTCCGAGAAGGAGAGGTGGTTGCTCGCGAGGATCGCCGCGCCCTCGGGCGGAATGTTCTCCAGACCCTCCACCCAGGGCCGGAAAGTGACCTTGAGCGGTCCCCCGATAGCGACCTTCATCGCGCCGTACAACACCCGAGTGCCTCTCTCTGTTCTGAGGATCAGACCTTAACCCGGACGCCAGGAGAACGGTCCTACGCCCCTGGCCGGTGTCGGCCACCACCGGGCGAAGCCCCTGGTCGGTGTCGGAGCGGTCGCGTACGGTGAACCACATCCGCACTCATTCACACCTTTCTCACGAACAGGAGACCGAACCGTGCCGGTCCTTCCTGGAGCCGAGCCGTATCACCACGAGGGCGGGGAGGTCGGAGTACTCCTCTGTCACGGGTTCACCGGGTCCCCGCAGTCGATGCGCCCCTGGGCGGAATATCTCGCCGCGCGGGGGCTGACCGTCGCGCTGCCCCTGCTGCCGGGACACGGCACCCGCTGGGAGGACCTCCGTCCGACCGGCTGGCAGGACTGGTACGCGGAGGTGGACCGCGAGCTGCGGGCCCTGCGCGAGCGCTGTGCGCACGTCTTCGTCGCGGGGCTGTCCATGGGCGGCGCGCTGGCGCTGCGGCTGGCAGCCAAGCACGGGGACGCGGTCGACGGCGTGGTGGTCGTCAACCCGGCGAACAAGGTGCACGGCCCGGCCGCGCACGCCCTCCCCCTGCTGCGGCACTTCGTCCCCACCACCAAGGGGATCACCAGCGACATCGCGAAGGAGGGCGTCGAGGAGGTGGGGTACAGCCATGTGCCGCTCCACGCGGCGCACTCGCTGCGCAGTTTCCTGCGTCTCGTCGACGGCGAACTGCCCCAGGTGACCCAGCCGTTGCTGCTGCTGCACAGCCCGCGGGACCATGTGGTGCCGCCCGTCGACTCCGAGCGCGTCCTCGGCCGGGTGTCGTCCACGGACGTCACGGAGATCCTGCTGGAACAGAGCCACCATGTCGCGACGTTGGACCACGATGCGGGCCGGATCTTCGAGGAGAGCCTCGCGTTCGTCACCCGGCTCGTGACGGAGTCCGGGGCGGCGCGGGTGAAGGAGTCCGACGCGGAATCCGTACAGCAGTCTGACTCGGGATCCGCGGGACAGACCGGTCCGGGATCCTTGGAGCAGAGGGAAGGGACGGCCACTGGTGGCTGAGCACGACTCCGAGCGTGAGCCGGAGGAGAAGGGAGCGCCTCTCGGCGCCTCGCCCGGCGACACCCCGGGCGGCTCCTCGGGCGGCTCCGCGGGCGCCTCGTCCGGCGAACCGCCGGGCGGGTCCGCCGGTGAGGAGCAGCACGTGCCGTTCGACGAGGACGCCGCGTGGCGGGCCATCGTGGCCGGGTTCGGCACCGAGCCCCCGGACCCGCCGGGCACCAAGCCGTTCCGGTCGGTGGAGGATCTCGCCCTGCTGGAGGCCGAGCCGGAGGACGCCGAGGACAAGTCCCCCGACGCCGCGGACGCCGCCGGCCCCGCCGCCCCCAGGCCGCTGGGCAGCTCGGTGGCGTTCGCACCCGGCGTCGGCGCGGGCCCGCGCGACTACAGCGTGCCCGACCCGGTCGGCGAGGACCCGGGCGACCCGGACTCCGACGACGAGGACGAGGACGGGGACGGGGAGGGCCACTTCGTGCCGCCCGAGCCGCCCCCGCTGCCGGAGGCCGACGCGACCGCCAAGTTCGCCTGGCTGGGGGTGATCGGCGGCCCGGTTCTGCTGCTGCTCGCCGTCCTGCTCGGCTGGGAGATGACCTGGTGGCTCACCACCCTCGGCATCGGCGGCTTCCTCGGCGGTTTCGCCACCCTGGTGATGCGGATGAACGCCGACGACGAAGGGGACGACGATCCCGGCCGGGGCGCGGTCGTCTGACCCCGCGGCCGGCGTCGTACGAGGGCCCGTCCGGGAGTGTTCCGGGCGGGCCCTCGACGGTGCCGCGGACGGAGCCGAGGCGGAGGCCGGGTCGCGGCAGTCCCCGCCGCCCCCGGCTAGGGCTCGGCGGGGACCCGGAGGGCGGCCAGGACCGGCAGGTGGTCCGTGGCCGTCCTGAGATCGTCCTCGCTGATGCCGGGGTGGTCGAGGGGGACGCCACAGCCGAGGACCTCGATGCCGGGGGTGGCCAGGATCGCGTCGATGCGCTGGTGGGGGTCGGTGGGCGTGGAGCTGTACTCGCCGCCCCAGGGGGTGGTGGTCCAGCAGTCCTGGAGTTCTCCGGCGAGGCGGCGGAAGGTACGGCCGTCCGGTCGCTCGTTGAGGTCGCCGCCCGCGACCGCGTGCGTCACACCGAGGGCGGCCAGCCGGTCCAGGAGCAGGCCGCCCTGTTCGTACCGCTCGTCCTTCTGCAGGGAGAGGTGGCAGGACAGGACGCCGAGCCGGGCGCGGCCGAAGCGGACCACCGCCGTGGCGAAGCCGCGTCGGTGCAGGCCGGGGGTGAGGGGCAGGAGCACGTCGTCGGTCTGTTCGACGGTGGCGCGCAGGCTGCACAGCAGCGCGGGGCCGGAGGCGGTGGCGCCGCCGGAGAGGGTGACCAGCTGGGAGGCCGCGGCGAGCCTGGCGAGTTTCTTGCGCCAGCGGAAGAAACGGGGCGCCTCCTGGACGAGGACCAGGTCGGGGGCGCAGGCGGTGATCACCCGGGCGAGGGCGTCGGTGTCGTCCCGCATCGAGCGGATGTTGTAGCTGAGGACGCGGATGATCGCCGAACCGTCGGGGTCCGTGCGGGAGTTGGGCAGCGGCGTCATGTGGATCAATGTACGCCCAAGGACTCGGGTGCATTTGTCCTTGTGCGGGTGCCGGTGGGGCGTGTTTCCCGGGCCACGCGCCGGGCGTACGCCGATACGCCCCCGCGCCCCCTGGAGAACCAGGACGGGGGCACGGGGGCGTACCTCTCGGCTACATGATCGGGTCGGGCTCTCTGGCCAGGTCCGCCGCGCCCACCAGGCCGGCGTCGTTGCCCAGTTGGGCGGCGATGACCTCGGCCACGGGGCGCCAGTTGCCGCCCACGAGCCAGCGCTTGTAGGACTTGCGAATCGGGTCGAGGACCAGTTCGCCCTCGTCCGACAGGCCGCCGCCCACGATGAACGCGGAGGGGTCGAAGAGGGAGGCGAGGTCGGCGAGGCCGGCGCCGGCCCAGCGGGCGAGTTCGCGGTAGGAGTCGACGGCGACGGGGTCGCCCTGCCGGGCGGCCATGGAGATGTGCTTGCCCTCGATGCCGTCGGGCGTGCCGTCGCCGAGGCCGAGGAGGAGC is drawn from Streptomyces bottropensis ATCC 25435 and contains these coding sequences:
- a CDS encoding trp operon leader peptide, coding for MFAHSIQNWWWTAHPAAH
- a CDS encoding phenazine-specific anthranilate synthase component I gives rise to the protein MDLTRLLSDDRPFALLRRRTPGLHDHDTVELLIGPVTTCERLADLPDEGLALVPFRQIRERGFDVRDDGTPLSVLVPEESYELPLDRVLAELPAHDVRVEGGGFDVDDEEYAQIVGRVLREEIGRGEGANFVIRRTYEGTVPGFGRADALALFRRLLRGERGAYWTFVVHTGERTLVGASPEVHVRMSGGTVVMNPISGTYRYPAEGPTPEDLLAFLADGKEIEELSMVVDEELKMMCTVGDMGGVVVGPRLKEMAHLAHTEYELRGRSSLDVREVLKETMFAATVTGSPVQNACRVIERYEPVGRDGVGRGYYAGALALLGRDSGGAQTLDSPILIRTADIAADGRLKVPVGATLVRGSDPAGEVAETHAKAAGVLAALGVRPRRPGPERVGPALADDPRVRAALDGRRGALAPFWLRMRERTAELTGHALVVDAEDTFTAMLAHLLRSSGLEVTVRRYDEPGLREAVLAHEGVVVLGPGPGDPGDLGDPKMRFLRSLTAEVLRGHRYGVLGVCLGHELIASELGLEIVRKEVPYQGAQTAIDLFGREETVGFYNSFVARCDDGTAGELAAHGVEVSRSGSGEVHALRGAGFAGVQFHPESVLTLDGVSVVRQLVAGVQSLRAV
- a CDS encoding 6-phosphofructokinase, with product MRVGVLTGGGDCPGLNAVIRGVVRKGVQEYGYDFVGFRDGWRGPLENDTVRLDIPAVRGILPRGGTILGSSRTNPLQQENGIRRIKDNLAKQEVDALIAIGGEDTLGVAARLSDEYGVPCVGVPKTIDNDLSATDYTFGFDTAVGIATEAIDRLHTTAESHMRVLVVEVMGRHAGWIAIHSGLAGGANVILIPEQRFDVDKVCAWVTSRFKASYAPIVVVAEGAMPKDGEMVLKDGSLDSFGHVRLSGVGEWLAKEIERRTGKEARTTVLGHVQRGGTPSAFDRWLATRFGLHAIDAVRDRDFGKMVALRGTDIVRVPIADATARLKTVDPKLYEEVGVFFG
- a CDS encoding response regulator yields the protein MVVDDHPMWRDAVARDLAESGFDVVATAGDGEQAVRRAGAVAPDVLVLDLNLPAKPGAQVCKELVGANPALRVLVLSASGEHADVLEAVKSGATGYLLKSASTEELVDAVRRTAVGDPVFTPGLAGLVLGEYRRLASEPAPAPGADEPKAPQLTDRETEVLRLVAKGLSYKQIAERLVISHRTVQNHVQNTLGKLQLHNRVELVRYAIERGLDDV
- the macS gene encoding MacS family sensor histidine kinase, whose protein sequence is MPERERVMRMSVEQPLWRALTGYRVLTAVYAVGLFLSAYDKFPRPWPAIAYLAVLVAWTLLTLPKVASAAGCTKRFLAADLTIAIVGILLTRLADSAARVEAGGPTLPSIWTAGAVLAFAIKGGWRWAAFASTLIAAANLIHRGAPTRDTVHNVLLVWVASIAIGYVVEVARASERTLARALEIEAATRERERLARDIHDGVLQVLAMVQRRGTALGGEAAELGRMAGEQEVALRTLVSGGLVPVSRISEDAARGALVRVVDEPDPDADAGPMDLRALLAPYASATVTFSEPGGPVPLPPAAARELAAAVGAALDNVRAHAGDGARAWILVEDWPDEIVVTVRDDGPGIPDGRLAQAEGEGRLGVALSIRGRLRDIGGTAELISVPGQGTEVELKVPRAAERPKGVRGKAEKR
- a CDS encoding lysophospholipid acyltransferase family protein, giving the protein MKVAIGGPLKVTFRPWVEGLENIPPEGAAILASNHLSFSDSFFLPAVLDRKVTFIAKAEYFTTPGVKGKLTAAFFKGVGQLPVDRSGARGAGEAAINSGVQVIESGELFGIYPEGTRSPDGRLYRGKPGGLARVALATGAPVIPVAMIDTEKIQPPGKVLPKVMRPGIRIGKPLDFSRYQGMEHDRFVLRALTDEVMYEIMKLSGQEYVDIYATAAKRQIAEAAKAEREADKAARAALVKAEKEKAAKDRPAGEQRGRAEDTRADRDRPAS
- a CDS encoding alpha/beta hydrolase, which translates into the protein MPVLPGAEPYHHEGGEVGVLLCHGFTGSPQSMRPWAEYLAARGLTVALPLLPGHGTRWEDLRPTGWQDWYAEVDRELRALRERCAHVFVAGLSMGGALALRLAAKHGDAVDGVVVVNPANKVHGPAAHALPLLRHFVPTTKGITSDIAKEGVEEVGYSHVPLHAAHSLRSFLRLVDGELPQVTQPLLLLHSPRDHVVPPVDSERVLGRVSSTDVTEILLEQSHHVATLDHDAGRIFEESLAFVTRLVTESGAARVKESDAESVQQSDSGSAGQTGPGSLEQREGTATGG
- a CDS encoding endonuclease/exonuclease/phosphatase family protein, which codes for MTPLPNSRTDPDGSAIIRVLSYNIRSMRDDTDALARVITACAPDLVLVQEAPRFFRWRKKLARLAAASQLVTLSGGATASGPALLCSLRATVEQTDDVLLPLTPGLHRRGFATAVVRFGRARLGVLSCHLSLQKDERYEQGGLLLDRLAALGVTHAVAGGDLNERPDGRTFRRLAGELQDCWTTTPWGGEYSSTPTDPHQRIDAILATPGIEVLGCGVPLDHPGISEDDLRTATDHLPVLAALRVPAEP